Proteins co-encoded in one Arachis hypogaea cultivar Tifrunner chromosome 13, arahy.Tifrunner.gnm2.J5K5, whole genome shotgun sequence genomic window:
- the LOC140177772 gene encoding serine/threonine-protein phosphatase 7 long form homolog, whose translation MLYRLDGIAHVAKTTNEEPIRCVYSVRRQQNMPLHDRTIPYLERDGLYHLARLNAHWFWLDEPLVSAFIERWWLETHTFYMPFRECTITLQDVAFQLRMPVDGQAVSGCMTDFHLHIEGARPAWEWFEYLFGELPPLDKRKLYTVHFTWFHEQFRVLPADASEETVRIYACAYIMMLLSTQLFMDKSANRVHLRWLPFVARLDDMGSYSWGTAALAWLYRCMCRVANRNVTNLARPL comes from the exons ATGTTGTACCGGCTCGACGGCATTGCTCACGTAGCTAAAACCACCAATGAAGAG CCAATCCGATGTGTGTATAGCGTCCGTAGGCAACAGAATATGCCGTTACATGATAGGACCATACCTTACTTGGAGAGGGATGGGTTGTACCACCTGGCTAGGCTGAACGCGCATTGGTTCTGGTTAGATGAGCCTCTGGTCAGCGCATTTATCGAGAGGTGGTGGCTTGAGACCCACACTTTCTATATGCCATTCAGAGAGTGTACTATCACGCTCCAGGATGTGGCATTCCAGCTGAGGATGCCCGTGGATGGGCAGGCTGTTTCCGGGTGCATGACTGACTTCCACCTGCACATCGAGGGGGCCAGACCGGCATGGGAGTGGTTCGAGTACTTATTTGGTGAGCTTCCGCCGTTGGATAAGAGAAAGTTATACACAGTCCACTTCACATGGTTCCATGAGCAGTTCAGGGTGTTACCAGCTGATGCTTCAGAGGAGACCGTGCGCATATATGCATGTGCGTATATTATGATGCTTCTGTCGACACAGCTGTTCATGGACAAGAGTGCTAATCGGGTCCACCTTCGCTGGTTGCCTTTTGTGGCGAGACTTGACGACATGGGCAGCTATAGTTGGGGAACCGCTGCGTTGGCGTGGCTGTACCGATGCATGTGTAGGGTGGCGAACAGAAACGTCACCAACTTGGCTAGACCCCTATAG